The Bacteroidales bacterium genome contains a region encoding:
- a CDS encoding regulatory protein RecX, with the protein MNQEVALNKLKHICSGQEKSPADIMALLRKWDVPEDDRQQILQSLKDEKYLDETRFAIAYTSDKIRFDHWGLVKIRLMLQQKGISNETIEEAFNEIDRSEYRSMIGHEISKKRKSVKGAPYEIWAKLARYGASRGYAFDDMREFLGDQGE; encoded by the coding sequence ATGAATCAGGAAGTAGCTCTTAATAAGTTGAAACACATCTGCAGCGGACAGGAGAAGAGCCCTGCAGACATTATGGCATTGCTCAGGAAATGGGATGTGCCTGAAGATGACCGGCAACAAATCCTGCAGTCGTTGAAGGATGAAAAGTACCTGGATGAGACCCGTTTTGCCATTGCCTATACAAGCGATAAAATCAGGTTTGATCACTGGGGCCTTGTGAAAATCAGGCTCATGTTGCAGCAGAAAGGTATTTCAAATGAAACCATTGAAGAAGCATTTAATGAAATCGATCGCAGTGAATACAGAAGCATGATCGGGCATGAGATTTCGAAAAAGCGGAAATCAGTTAAGGGAGCGCCTTATGAGATTTGGGCCAAACTGGCCAGGTATGGTGCTTCAAGGGGGTACGCGTTTGACGATATGCGGGAGTTTCTGGGCGACCAGGGCGAGTAA
- the prmC gene encoding peptide chain release factor N(5)-glutamine methyltransferase → METTTVLSEIRQQFRSGLSGYYPDAEISQIFLLASEHVLNYSKIDTFLKSDQPISDASLRKFDEILARLKKWEPIQYIFGYAWFYGLTFEVDRHVLIPRQETEELVHWIINSEPENQCRIVDLATGSGCIAVSLSVNLKKAAVSACDISAGALAVAKKNAGLNKASVEFFNFNLLNDNDALPGRYQVMVSNPPYVTPEEIVLMKKNVLDFEPHIALFVPDHDPLVFYKRIALLARKNLLDGGSLYLEINEKFPDEVSTLLKSAGLYAVEVRKDLNGKFRMIKAKK, encoded by the coding sequence ATGGAAACCACAACCGTACTTTCAGAGATCAGGCAGCAGTTCCGGTCAGGGCTTTCAGGTTACTATCCTGATGCGGAAATCAGTCAGATTTTCTTACTGGCCTCCGAACATGTGCTAAATTACAGCAAAATTGACACTTTTCTTAAGTCGGATCAACCGATTTCAGATGCAAGCCTCAGGAAATTCGACGAAATATTAGCCAGGCTGAAAAAATGGGAGCCTATACAGTACATATTTGGTTATGCCTGGTTTTATGGACTGACATTTGAAGTAGACAGGCATGTGTTAATACCGCGTCAGGAAACTGAGGAACTGGTACATTGGATTATCAATTCAGAGCCGGAGAACCAGTGCAGGATTGTTGACCTGGCTACGGGAAGTGGTTGCATAGCGGTATCCCTGTCTGTAAATTTGAAAAAGGCTGCGGTTTCAGCATGTGATATTTCTGCGGGTGCCCTGGCTGTGGCCAAAAAGAATGCCGGGCTCAACAAGGCTTCTGTTGAATTTTTCAACTTCAATCTTTTAAATGATAATGATGCGTTGCCGGGCAGGTACCAGGTAATGGTCAGCAATCCTCCCTACGTGACACCGGAAGAGATTGTTCTGATGAAAAAGAATGTACTTGATTTTGAACCGCACATAGCTTTGTTTGTGCCGGATCACGATCCGCTTGTTTTTTATAAAAGAATAGCATTGTTGGCCCGTAAAAACCTCCTGGATGGCGGTTCACTGTACCTTGAGATCAATGAGAAATTTCCCGATGAGGTTTCCACGCTTCTTAAATCAGCAGGATTGTATGCAGTGGAAGTAAGGAAGGATCTGAACGGGAAATTCAGAATGATTAAAGCGAAGAAGTAG
- the ribD gene encoding bifunctional diaminohydroxyphosphoribosylaminopyrimidine deaminase/5-amino-6-(5-phosphoribosylamino)uracil reductase RibD has protein sequence MTQKSTAETYMQRCLDLAVTGLGKTAPNPMVGAVIVHNDQIIGEGYHKAFGGPHAEVNAVNAVRDKKMLKDSTLYVNLEPCSHTGKTPPCADLIINSGIPRVVGGMTDPNPVVAGSGFSKLRSAGVEVVTDVLHDECLELNRRFILFHTRRRPYIILKWAQTSDCFIDVLRGQKEYPQPTWISNEISRMLVHKWRSEEQSILVGTNTAIMDNPRLNVREWPGSSPLRMVIDKTLKLPKILNLFDNSNPTVVFNSLSDEQSGNTRYAKVAFDDTFLENMLSWLFEAGIQSVLVEGGKILLNSLIRKNLWDEARVFKGNKLFGQGVTAPSIPLSNPEEYLIREDLLMIYRNR, from the coding sequence ATGACACAGAAGTCAACGGCGGAAACATATATGCAAAGATGTCTTGATCTGGCGGTTACCGGATTGGGAAAAACAGCTCCGAATCCAATGGTCGGAGCGGTGATTGTTCACAACGACCAGATCATCGGTGAAGGATATCATAAAGCTTTCGGAGGTCCGCATGCTGAAGTCAATGCCGTGAATGCAGTAAGGGATAAAAAGATGTTAAAGGATTCCACTCTTTATGTAAACCTTGAACCCTGCTCCCATACCGGAAAAACTCCACCCTGTGCTGATCTTATCATAAACAGCGGCATCCCGCGTGTGGTAGGCGGCATGACTGATCCCAACCCGGTTGTGGCAGGCAGCGGATTTTCAAAATTGCGCAGTGCCGGTGTGGAAGTCGTTACTGATGTCCTTCACGATGAATGCCTTGAATTGAACAGGAGGTTTATCCTGTTTCATACCCGGCGCCGGCCTTATATTATTCTGAAATGGGCACAAACAAGCGATTGTTTTATTGACGTGCTCAGGGGACAGAAAGAATACCCCCAGCCAACCTGGATTTCAAATGAAATTTCAAGGATGCTGGTTCACAAATGGCGGAGTGAAGAACAATCGATCCTTGTCGGCACCAACACCGCCATCATGGATAATCCGCGGCTAAACGTAAGGGAATGGCCGGGCAGTTCACCATTGCGAATGGTAATCGATAAAACACTTAAATTGCCTAAAATTTTGAATTTGTTCGATAACAGCAATCCTACAGTTGTTTTCAATTCACTCAGTGATGAACAGTCAGGAAATACCCGTTATGCAAAAGTCGCTTTTGACGATACTTTCCTTGAAAATATGCTGAGCTGGCTATTTGAAGCCGGGATTCAATCTGTACTGGTTGAAGGCGGAAAAATTCTCCTCAACAGCCTGATCCGTAAGAACCTGTGGGATGAGGCCAGGGTGTTTAAAGGCAATAAACTTTTCGGGCAGGGGGTTACGGCACCTTCCATTCCTTTGTCGAATCCCGAAGAATATCTTATCCGCGAAGACCTGCTTATGATTTACCGAAACAGGTAA
- a CDS encoding tetratricopeptide repeat protein: MKTATILAFLLVTGIFSQNISAQNARQYYKTGLTFVEAKNHRDAIAQFTKAIEIDPEYAQAYVERSRSYEAINDLQNAADDLKRALTFEQKEPEIYYDAARLNYQLGNHQAALELINKCLSMEKKSEVAHRLLARIQMALEDYSNSLVTINKAIELKDNAENNFYRGVLSEKMKNYNQAEIDYKSAISKKPDYTEALLSLASLKLMLNKPQEALEYCNTVIAKDPNHKEALLIRSRIHAKLTEYPAAIDDLSKILYNNPDDKQMYVVRGNYYQEFTQHQQAINDFSKALLLDPKYSEAIYKRAYSYEQVGDFKSAIKDYESLTTLSSEDLVAQQHLNNARKRLFELNRESVAPKVSLIEPQVFNDSTLKIARNKISVSLRGRISDQSEISKVTVNKRPVNIFKSGENYEFTADIEINLSDVIIIQAIDVYDNIRTVNYSITRTEIDPPVISILAPYASDNGEIYLDTDNSNLYVEGTISDESTIKSILIDGVAASFTLDDLNPRFTATINIANKNKFNVTATDIYGNDTIETFTLNREGVSLLEANPMGRTWVVFIENSNYETFPSLDGPSKDVTLMRSALARYDIQKIIHKQDMTKKEMERFFSIELRDLLRSNKVNALLVWYAGHGKFYNETGYWIPIDAKRDDEFTYYNLNALRASLQSYTSYITHDLVVTDACESGPTFYQAMRETPKERNCNDWEAVKFKSSQVFSSAGYELAVDNSQFTKTFANTLANNPNACLPIESIVNKVTMAVTQSNQQKPKFGKITGLEDEDGTFFFMSKNK; encoded by the coding sequence ATGAAAACCGCTACAATATTAGCATTTCTACTGGTCACCGGAATTTTCTCACAAAACATTTCTGCACAAAATGCCCGCCAGTATTATAAAACAGGGCTTACTTTCGTAGAGGCAAAGAACCACAGGGATGCAATAGCCCAGTTTACAAAAGCGATTGAAATCGATCCGGAATACGCACAAGCGTATGTTGAAAGGTCCAGGTCATACGAGGCAATCAATGATCTTCAGAATGCCGCCGATGATTTGAAGAGGGCGCTTACCTTCGAACAGAAGGAACCCGAAATCTATTATGATGCCGCCAGACTGAATTACCAGCTTGGAAATCACCAGGCAGCCCTTGAACTGATCAATAAATGCCTTTCGATGGAAAAGAAATCCGAAGTGGCCCACCGGTTGCTGGCCCGCATCCAGATGGCACTTGAAGATTATTCCAATTCACTGGTTACGATCAACAAAGCCATCGAACTAAAGGATAATGCAGAAAACAACTTCTACCGTGGTGTTCTTTCAGAGAAAATGAAAAACTACAACCAGGCAGAGATAGATTATAAATCAGCCATTTCAAAAAAACCTGACTATACAGAAGCCCTTCTTTCGCTGGCTTCACTTAAACTTATGCTGAACAAACCGCAGGAAGCTCTTGAATACTGCAACACTGTTATTGCAAAGGACCCCAATCATAAAGAGGCACTACTGATTCGCAGCCGTATACATGCAAAGCTCACAGAATACCCTGCCGCTATTGATGACTTGTCAAAGATTCTATACAACAACCCTGATGATAAGCAAATGTATGTTGTAAGGGGTAATTATTACCAGGAATTCACCCAACACCAACAAGCGATCAATGATTTTTCAAAGGCGCTTTTGCTTGATCCCAAATATTCGGAAGCCATATATAAAAGAGCATACTCGTACGAGCAGGTAGGAGATTTCAAATCGGCCATAAAGGACTATGAATCGCTGACCACTTTATCGTCAGAGGACCTTGTTGCGCAGCAGCATCTGAATAATGCACGCAAAAGGCTCTTTGAACTCAACCGGGAATCGGTAGCTCCGAAAGTATCACTTATCGAACCACAGGTTTTCAACGATTCCACTTTGAAAATTGCCAGGAATAAAATTTCAGTGTCGTTACGGGGAAGAATTTCAGATCAGAGTGAGATCAGTAAAGTTACAGTAAACAAGAGACCGGTTAATATCTTCAAATCTGGTGAAAACTACGAATTTACAGCGGATATTGAAATTAATCTGTCAGACGTGATAATTATTCAGGCAATTGATGTGTATGATAATATCCGAACGGTCAACTACAGTATTACCCGCACTGAAATTGATCCTCCAGTCATATCCATTCTTGCACCGTATGCTTCGGATAATGGCGAGATTTACCTCGATACGGACAATTCGAACCTATATGTGGAAGGCACAATCAGCGATGAAAGCACAATCAAATCAATCCTGATTGACGGCGTTGCTGCCAGTTTCACACTCGATGACCTGAATCCCCGGTTCACTGCAACCATTAACATTGCCAATAAAAACAAATTCAACGTTACCGCAACGGATATTTACGGGAACGATACAATTGAAACATTTACACTGAACCGCGAAGGTGTATCCTTGCTTGAAGCCAATCCGATGGGCCGTACATGGGTTGTTTTTATTGAAAATTCAAACTATGAGACGTTCCCAAGCCTTGACGGACCTTCGAAGGATGTTACCCTGATGCGCTCTGCCCTTGCCCGCTATGACATTCAGAAGATCATACACAAGCAGGACATGACCAAAAAAGAAATGGAACGATTCTTTTCAATTGAGCTCAGGGATTTGCTCAGGAGCAACAAGGTAAATGCTTTGCTTGTTTGGTACGCTGGGCACGGCAAATTTTACAACGAAACCGGATACTGGATACCGATAGATGCCAAACGCGACGACGAATTCACCTATTACAACCTCAACGCCCTCCGGGCATCATTGCAGTCGTACACATCGTACATCACTCATGATCTTGTTGTGACTGATGCGTGCGAGTCGGGCCCGACCTTTTACCAGGCCATGCGAGAAACACCAAAGGAAAGAAACTGCAACGACTGGGAAGCAGTGAAATTCAAATCATCACAGGTATTTTCTTCCGCCGGTTATGAGCTGGCTGTTGATAATTCGCAGTTTACGAAAACTTTTGCCAATACACTGGCTAACAATCCGAATGCCTGTCTTCCAATCGAATCCATTGTGAATAAGGTCACAATGGCCGTTACACAGAGCAACCAGCAGAAACCAAAATTCGGTAAGATCACAGGACTTGAAGATGAAGACGGAACGTTCTTCTTCATGTCGAAAAACAAGTAA
- a CDS encoding two-component regulator propeller domain-containing protein gives MMPMVILQVKRLPLLIIAAVSGIAGSAQTYFFDNYSTQQEFESKVYCIVQDRQHYVWLGTPAGLWRYEGKTFTNESQAKGLPDGSVRALFIDDNQNLWIGYEGGGIFRKTGTRYERIASLDSVLKSNITSINEDKDKRLWITSESDGALVIENPGAPVKTLKYEHFLKGKSLGDQVFNSTVTSNGNLYFITNIGIKKYNKEGHRFEVFKPTGLSTYFSISVFYEDSKGNLWFGTYNGGLSKMDARDKSFTYYDTGDGLASNWITAITEDKSGNIWIGHWKDNVNTGGISRIDPKGNIQVFNTGNGLHDDHIWCITEDHEGNLLIGTTDMGLEIFKGEKFVSYMNTPGVIGNQVNAIIESTPGDIWFGTNQGISEFHREKDRATVTQINQSNHFISNQIRFFKKDNNGNIWIGTGDEGVLLYNTRKRQFISQPGINSYIPYYQVLTKGITALEITNDGHLWIGTIEGLVEFDINNNRYVATYTQGNGIAGNEISALYADTKGLLWVGSGKNKGLALLKDRKFTIIKRLGEISPSCITEDRSGNIWIGTDSKGIYVLKESTVIHYGIVNGLLSNHINLLCCDEHDNIFAGSNLGLNKIDQRNQKIISYTRKLGFTGIETKPNAWFADDRGYMWIGTANGAMRCDSRLLAEEDTIKPGIRITGILMKGASLDSSSTRRFSSTENDFTFNYASISFANPEGITYQVLLQGYDEKWQDVKNETRKIYNKLAPGRYIFKVRAKNEYGEWTLKPAEYSFRILAPFYKRGYFIISVVLIILAFIIVYIKIRERNLIQEKRVLEARVNERTQALQEANLLLSMKNKDILDSITYAKRIQLAILPTEILFEKTFILYKPKDIVSGDFYWMNVAGGKEFAAAVDCTGHGVPGAFMSFIGFTSLNKIIIEQGIYNPAAILDRLNIEVAVTLHQKGEAIVNDGMDISLICYSPDTGILEFSGAFNSLVIIRNKELIEIKADRFAIGRSTGNEKNFTNHTFKVEKGDSVYMFSDGYADQFGGPDGKKFKTSTLKELLRNISESDTETRLKILDSAFENWKGNGEQIDDVLVFGRQF, from the coding sequence ATGATGCCAATGGTTATATTACAGGTCAAACGGCTGCCTTTACTGATTATTGCAGCGGTTTCTGGCATCGCAGGATCCGCACAGACGTACTTTTTCGATAATTACAGCACCCAGCAGGAATTTGAATCCAAAGTATACTGCATTGTTCAGGATCGCCAGCATTATGTGTGGCTTGGCACACCGGCAGGTTTATGGAGGTATGAGGGAAAAACTTTTACAAATGAATCACAGGCAAAAGGATTGCCTGATGGCAGTGTAAGAGCCCTATTTATCGACGACAATCAGAACCTCTGGATCGGCTATGAAGGAGGCGGTATTTTCAGGAAAACAGGAACCCGCTATGAACGTATTGCATCCCTCGATTCTGTTCTTAAATCAAATATTACTTCGATCAATGAAGATAAAGACAAGAGGCTCTGGATCACCTCAGAATCCGACGGTGCCCTTGTTATTGAGAATCCAGGTGCGCCTGTAAAAACACTGAAATATGAGCATTTTCTGAAAGGCAAAAGCCTGGGTGACCAGGTTTTCAACAGCACGGTTACATCCAACGGGAATCTCTATTTCATAACGAATATTGGCATCAAAAAATACAATAAGGAGGGACATAGGTTTGAAGTATTTAAGCCTACCGGCTTATCCACGTATTTCAGCATCTCCGTCTTTTATGAAGACAGTAAGGGCAATCTGTGGTTTGGTACCTATAACGGCGGTTTATCCAAAATGGACGCCCGGGATAAATCATTTACTTATTACGACACAGGTGACGGCCTGGCTTCGAATTGGATCACGGCCATTACCGAGGATAAATCAGGAAACATCTGGATCGGCCACTGGAAGGACAATGTAAATACCGGGGGAATATCCCGGATTGATCCTAAAGGTAACATACAGGTCTTTAACACCGGCAACGGTCTGCACGATGACCATATATGGTGCATTACGGAGGACCATGAAGGAAATCTGCTGATAGGAACCACTGATATGGGACTTGAAATTTTCAAGGGTGAAAAATTCGTCAGCTACATGAACACCCCCGGTGTGATAGGTAACCAGGTGAATGCCATTATAGAAAGTACACCGGGTGACATATGGTTCGGCACAAACCAGGGCATATCGGAATTTCACCGTGAGAAAGACAGGGCCACAGTAACGCAGATAAACCAGTCGAATCACTTTATCAGCAACCAGATACGATTCTTTAAGAAAGACAATAACGGAAATATTTGGATTGGCACCGGCGACGAAGGCGTGCTGCTTTATAACACCCGGAAACGCCAGTTCATATCGCAACCCGGCATCAATAGTTACATACCCTATTACCAGGTTCTTACTAAAGGAATTACAGCACTCGAAATTACAAATGACGGGCACTTATGGATAGGAACCATTGAGGGGCTTGTTGAATTCGATATTAACAATAACCGGTATGTGGCCACTTATACCCAGGGTAACGGAATTGCAGGCAATGAAATAAGCGCTCTTTACGCGGATACGAAGGGTTTGCTGTGGGTAGGTTCAGGCAAGAACAAAGGCCTTGCCCTGTTGAAGGACAGAAAATTCACAATTATCAAGCGACTTGGAGAGATCAGCCCATCCTGCATTACGGAAGACAGGTCAGGAAATATCTGGATAGGCACCGATTCTAAAGGCATTTATGTGCTGAAAGAGAGTACCGTGATTCATTACGGTATAGTCAACGGACTGCTTTCGAACCATATTAACCTGCTTTGCTGTGATGAGCACGACAATATATTTGCCGGTTCAAACCTGGGACTAAATAAGATTGATCAGCGAAACCAGAAAATCATTTCCTATACACGCAAACTCGGCTTTACGGGCATTGAAACCAAACCAAATGCCTGGTTTGCCGATGACAGGGGTTATATGTGGATAGGAACAGCCAATGGTGCTATGCGGTGCGACAGCCGGTTGCTTGCTGAAGAGGATACCATAAAGCCCGGTATCCGGATAACCGGAATTCTTATGAAAGGCGCTTCACTTGATAGCAGCAGCACAAGACGATTTTCAAGCACTGAAAATGATTTCACTTTTAACTATGCCAGCATCAGCTTTGCCAATCCCGAAGGCATTACCTACCAGGTTTTATTACAGGGATATGATGAAAAATGGCAGGATGTAAAGAATGAAACCAGGAAAATCTACAATAAACTGGCTCCGGGACGCTATATCTTTAAGGTAAGAGCAAAAAATGAATACGGGGAATGGACCCTGAAACCTGCCGAATATAGTTTCCGAATCCTGGCGCCTTTTTACAAACGGGGGTATTTTATCATTTCAGTCGTTCTGATCATACTGGCTTTCATTATCGTTTATATTAAAATTCGTGAAAGGAATCTTATCCAGGAAAAACGGGTTCTTGAAGCCAGGGTCAATGAAAGAACCCAGGCCCTTCAGGAAGCCAACCTTTTGCTTTCGATGAAGAACAAGGATATTCTCGACAGTATCACGTATGCCAAACGGATCCAGTTGGCCATTCTTCCGACAGAGATCCTGTTCGAGAAGACCTTTATTCTTTACAAGCCCAAGGATATCGTTAGCGGTGATTTTTACTGGATGAATGTGGCAGGCGGTAAAGAATTTGCCGCAGCCGTTGATTGCACAGGCCATGGAGTACCGGGTGCTTTTATGTCGTTCATCGGGTTTACCTCACTGAACAAGATCATCATTGAGCAGGGAATCTATAATCCTGCGGCAATACTCGACAGGCTGAATATTGAAGTTGCTGTAACCCTTCATCAGAAAGGTGAAGCTATTGTCAATGACGGTATGGATATTTCATTAATATGTTATTCCCCCGATACCGGAATCCTTGAATTTTCAGGTGCTTTTAACTCGCTCGTCATTATCAGAAACAAGGAATTGATCGAAATTAAGGCCGACCGGTTTGCCATCGGCCGCTCTACCGGTAATGAAAAAAACTTTACCAATCATACATTCAAGGTTGAAAAAGGCGATTCGGTGTATATGTTCTCCGACGGTTATGCCGACCAGTTCGGCGGCCCCGACGGGAAGAAATTCAAAACATCGACTCTTAAGGAGCTTCTCCGTAATATAAGCGAATCCGATACGGAAACCCGGTTAAAAATTCTTGACTCTGCTTTTGAGAACTGGAAAGGTAACGGAGAGCAAATAGATGATGTGCTTGTTTTCGGACGCCAGTTTTAA
- the dxs gene encoding 1-deoxy-D-xylulose-5-phosphate synthase, translating to MEDNRESLLLNQIKYPSDLRTLEKEKLPQVCDELRQFIIDACASNPGHLGANLGVVELTVALHYVYNTPHDALIWDVGHQAYGHKILTGRRENFHTNRQYKGISGFPRMSESEYDAFGTGHSSTSISAALGLAVADRLQGIKRNVVAIIGDGSMTGGMAFEGLNNAGMEKTDLLVILNDNNISIDPGTGALKEYLTDITTSRTYNRVKSDLWHLFGKINKIAPHAREYAQKLENGLKSILMHQSNLFESFNFRYFGPIDGNDVLHVAEVLEDMKSIPGPKLLHLMTVKGKGFPLAEMNQTVYHAPGKFDRNTGALVPSASDGHEPPLYQDVFGITLLELARMNDKIVGITPAMISGCSLKFLMDEMPDRAFDVGIAEQHAVTFSAGLAARGIIPYCNIYSSFLQRAYDQVIHDVALQKLPVVFCIDRGGIVGADGATHQGIFDLAYLRSIPNMIVAAPMDEQDLRNMLYTSQLKNQGPFAIRYPRGRGRNNEWQMPFREIEIGKARMIRPGKEVAVLTVGNAGNLTSDALDRLDSENIEAEHWDMRFVKPLDTECLHSIFRTFKNIVTVEDGVLAGGFGSAVIEFMNDNGYQANVKRLGVPDTFVDHGTQQELYKECGFDADSIYEAIKSMIPRRVLSKVS from the coding sequence ATGGAAGATAACAGGGAATCACTGCTACTTAACCAGATCAAATACCCGTCAGACCTGCGAACACTCGAAAAAGAAAAGCTTCCGCAGGTTTGCGATGAACTGCGCCAGTTTATAATTGATGCCTGTGCTTCCAATCCGGGTCATCTTGGTGCAAACCTTGGTGTTGTGGAACTTACTGTTGCACTTCATTACGTTTACAATACGCCGCATGATGCGCTGATCTGGGATGTCGGTCACCAGGCATACGGCCATAAAATTCTGACCGGACGAAGGGAAAACTTCCACACTAACAGACAGTACAAGGGGATCAGCGGATTTCCGAGGATGAGCGAAAGCGAATATGATGCTTTCGGCACAGGCCATTCATCCACTTCAATTTCGGCAGCACTTGGACTGGCTGTTGCCGACCGCCTGCAGGGCATAAAACGTAATGTGGTGGCCATAATCGGCGATGGCTCCATGACAGGAGGAATGGCTTTCGAAGGATTGAACAATGCCGGAATGGAAAAGACCGATCTTCTTGTCATTCTCAATGATAATAATATTTCAATCGATCCAGGCACTGGCGCCCTCAAGGAATACCTTACCGACATCACTACGTCACGCACCTACAACCGGGTTAAAAGTGATCTCTGGCACCTGTTCGGCAAGATCAATAAAATAGCACCTCATGCAAGAGAATATGCACAGAAGCTCGAAAACGGGCTGAAGTCGATTCTCATGCACCAGAGTAATCTTTTTGAATCGTTTAATTTCAGGTATTTCGGTCCTATCGACGGCAATGATGTGCTGCATGTGGCTGAAGTTCTGGAGGACATGAAGAGCATTCCCGGTCCAAAACTGCTTCACCTGATGACGGTGAAAGGCAAAGGATTCCCCCTGGCCGAGATGAATCAGACAGTATATCACGCTCCCGGTAAGTTCGACAGGAACACCGGTGCACTGGTGCCTTCGGCATCAGATGGGCACGAACCGCCACTTTACCAGGATGTATTCGGAATTACACTCCTCGAACTGGCAAGGATGAATGATAAGATTGTGGGCATTACACCTGCAATGATTTCGGGATGCTCATTGAAATTTCTTATGGACGAGATGCCTGACCGAGCTTTCGATGTGGGTATTGCCGAACAGCATGCAGTCACATTTTCGGCCGGACTTGCCGCCCGGGGAATTATTCCGTATTGCAATATCTATTCATCCTTTCTTCAAAGGGCTTATGACCAGGTAATTCATGATGTGGCCCTTCAGAAACTTCCTGTTGTTTTCTGTATCGACCGTGGAGGGATTGTGGGTGCCGACGGCGCCACCCACCAGGGCATTTTCGATTTAGCCTACCTGCGCTCCATACCCAATATGATTGTTGCAGCTCCCATGGATGAACAGGATTTGAGGAATATGCTTTATACCAGCCAGCTTAAAAATCAGGGTCCTTTTGCTATCCGGTATCCACGGGGAAGAGGCCGGAATAATGAGTGGCAGATGCCTTTCCGTGAAATCGAAATAGGTAAGGCAAGAATGATCAGACCGGGGAAGGAAGTAGCCGTACTGACTGTCGGGAACGCCGGAAACCTAACCAGCGATGCACTTGACCGTCTTGATAGCGAGAATATTGAAGCGGAACACTGGGATATGCGATTTGTGAAACCACTGGATACAGAATGCCTGCACAGTATATTCCGCACTTTTAAAAATATTGTCACCGTTGAAGACGGCGTGCTTGCAGGCGGATTTGGAAGCGCGGTGATCGAATTCATGAACGACAACGGTTACCAGGCCAATGTAAAACGCCTGGGAGTTCCCGATACCTTTGTGGACCATGGTACCCAGCAGGAACTCTATAAAGAATGCGGGTTTGATGCCGACAGCATCTATGAAGCCATTAAATCTATGATCCCTCGGAGGGTTCTTTCCAAAGTAAGTTAA
- a CDS encoding OmpA family protein: MRKISCFCVVALIAFSCVPPSKFKALQKVNVNCEQERDDLKAANEKLTVDNTELNARLLRADKQLAKAGEDTVRWQDEVTRLSRENMMLSRDYNDLQQAQQALAKGSETEIKRLMNELQASQKDLQQREADLNKLSADVNARKTELDRVQKELDQRNQRLTELEKGLEEQQASVAELRKKVSDALLGFENQGLTVTQKNGKVYVSLEEKLLFKSGSTVVDPKGITALKKLAGVLEQNQDINVMIEGHTDDVPVIAGSNYKDNWDLSVLRATSIVRILLDGTGINPKRLTTAGRSQYLPVDPAKTAEARQKNRRTEIILSPNLEELYKLVE; this comes from the coding sequence ATGAGGAAAATTTCGTGTTTCTGTGTAGTGGCGCTCATTGCCTTTTCATGTGTTCCGCCTTCGAAATTCAAGGCTTTGCAAAAAGTTAATGTGAATTGTGAGCAGGAAAGAGATGATCTGAAAGCTGCCAATGAAAAACTTACTGTTGATAATACCGAATTAAATGCACGCCTCCTGAGGGCAGATAAACAGCTTGCAAAAGCGGGTGAGGATACTGTAAGGTGGCAGGATGAAGTGACTCGCCTTTCCAGGGAAAACATGATGCTTTCAAGGGATTACAACGATCTTCAGCAGGCACAGCAGGCTTTGGCAAAAGGCAGTGAAACAGAGATTAAACGGTTAATGAATGAATTGCAGGCTTCGCAGAAAGATCTCCAGCAGAGAGAAGCCGACCTGAATAAGCTTTCCGCTGACGTAAATGCACGTAAAACGGAGCTTGACAGGGTTCAAAAGGAACTTGATCAGCGAAACCAGCGACTGACTGAACTTGAGAAAGGGTTGGAGGAACAGCAGGCATCTGTGGCCGAATTACGTAAGAAGGTTTCTGATGCCCTGCTTGGTTTTGAGAACCAGGGTCTGACGGTGACTCAGAAAAACGGTAAGGTATATGTTTCTCTTGAGGAGAAGCTCCTGTTTAAAAGCGGAAGTACCGTGGTAGATCCCAAAGGCATTACCGCTCTTAAAAAGCTTGCGGGAGTGCTTGAACAAAATCAGGATATCAATGTCATGATTGAAGGGCATACGGATGATGTGCCGGTAATTGCCGGTTCAAACTATAAAGATAACTGGGACCTGAGCGTTTTACGGGCTACAAGCATCGTGCGTATTTTACTTGACGGAACAGGGATTAACCCGAAACGACTGACAACAGCAGGCAGAAGCCAGTATTTACCAGTTGATCCGGCAAAAACCGCAGAAGCCCGTCAGAAGAACAGGCGAACAGAAATTATCCTTTCACCGAACCTTGAAGAACTCTATAAGTTAGTAGAATAG